A stretch of the Lolium perenne isolate Kyuss_39 chromosome 3, Kyuss_2.0, whole genome shotgun sequence genome encodes the following:
- the LOC127343527 gene encoding germin-like protein 1-2, producing MALSRSGMLQVLLVVAVALAVAPGVLSDPPPLQDFCVADLKAATAVDGFPCKPASTVVDDDFFSAAMVSGPSTDNPFGVNSTRATVSAFPGLNTLGLSITRTDLAPGGINPPHSHPRGSELVLVLKGEVMVGFTTATNQLFSKVVRQNELYVVPRGLQHYQLNVGKGDAVFMAMFDAQSPGLVVPTLGLFATKPAMPMEVLTKTFLMGEDEVSAMKSKFVGF from the coding sequence ATGGCATTGTCTCGCTCCGGTATGCTCCAGGTGCTGCTGGTGGTCGCCGTAGCTCTCGCAGTGGCGCCGGGCGTCCTCTCGGACCCGCCGCCGCTCCAAGACTTCTGCGTGGCCGACCTGAAGGCCGCGACGGCGGTCGACGGGTTCCCCTGCAAGCCAGCGTCGACCGTGGTGGACGACGACTTCTTCTCCGCGGCCATGGTCTCCGGCCCCAGCACCGACAACCCCTTCGGCGTCAACTCCACACGCGCCACCGTGTCCGCCTTCCCGGGCCTGAACACGCTGGGCCTCTCCATCACGCGCACCGACCTCGCGCCGGGCGGCATCAACCCGCCGCACTCGCACCCTCGAGGTTCGGAGCTGGTGCTGGTGCTCAAGGGCGAGGTCATGGTCGGCTTCACGACGGCGACCAACCAGCTCTTCTCCAAGGTGGTGAGGCAGAACGAGCTCTACGTGGTGCCCCGCGGCCTGCAGCACTACCAGCTCAACGTCGGCAAGGGGGACGCCGTGTTCATGGCCATGTTCGACGCCCAGTCGCCGGGCCTGGTAGTGCCGACGCTCGGGCTCTTCGCCACCAAGCCGGCCATGCCCATGGAGGTGCTAACCAAGACATTCCTCATGGGCGAGGACGAGGTGAGCGCAATGAAGTCCAAATTCGTCGGCTTCTGA